One genomic window of Psychrobacillus sp. INOP01 includes the following:
- a CDS encoding NADH-dependent flavin oxidoreductase yields MKKKYEKIFQEFTFPSGVEVKNRIMVAPMTNYSSEENGEVSQRELAYYKKRTGGVGTFITACAYVSKDGKGFPGQFGIDDDKFLPGLKELAKVIQSNGTKAIIQIYHGGRQSPPELLPDQQPVSASAIAAEREGAIVPREMTEDEINHTIQAFGDATRRAIEAGFDGVEIHGANTYLLQQFFSPHSNRREDNWGRSLENRMKFPLAIVGSIKKAVKKYAKTPFIVGYRISPEEGSNPGIQLEDTLQFVDKLADQGLDYLHVSVNHFWNGSFREKDETQSRIIKIHEKIGDRVPVVGVGSLHTPDEVVEALGTGVPLIALGRELLMEPKWIEKVQAGEEDQIRKTLSRHAQEELVIPDPLWDRLMNVKGWLPVED; encoded by the coding sequence ATGAAGAAAAAATACGAAAAGATTTTTCAAGAATTTACGTTTCCATCAGGAGTAGAAGTAAAAAATCGAATTATGGTAGCACCGATGACTAACTATTCCTCTGAAGAAAATGGGGAGGTTTCTCAAAGAGAGCTAGCTTATTATAAAAAGCGTACTGGTGGAGTCGGGACATTCATTACCGCTTGTGCGTATGTAAGTAAAGATGGAAAAGGATTTCCGGGGCAATTCGGTATAGATGATGACAAATTTCTTCCGGGATTGAAAGAACTAGCAAAAGTTATTCAGTCGAATGGGACAAAAGCGATTATCCAAATTTATCATGGGGGCAGACAGTCACCTCCAGAATTACTTCCAGACCAGCAACCAGTTTCGGCTAGTGCAATCGCCGCAGAACGTGAAGGGGCAATCGTACCGAGAGAGATGACGGAGGATGAAATAAATCATACAATCCAAGCTTTTGGTGATGCTACTAGGAGAGCTATTGAAGCAGGTTTTGATGGAGTAGAAATCCATGGTGCGAACACTTATTTACTGCAACAATTTTTCTCGCCACATTCAAATAGAAGAGAAGATAACTGGGGCCGATCACTTGAAAATCGAATGAAGTTTCCTTTAGCAATCGTAGGTTCTATCAAAAAAGCAGTGAAGAAATACGCGAAGACACCATTTATCGTCGGCTATCGAATATCGCCAGAAGAAGGGAGTAATCCAGGGATTCAATTGGAAGATACACTTCAATTTGTAGATAAGCTAGCAGATCAAGGATTAGATTATTTACATGTGTCAGTTAATCATTTCTGGAATGGTTCTTTCCGCGAAAAAGATGAAACACAGTCGAGAATTATTAAGATACATGAAAAGATAGGAGATCGTGTTCCAGTAGTTGGGGTAGGTTCATTGCATACACCTGATGAAGTAGTAGAAGCACTTGGAACAGGTGTCCCGCTCATTGCACTGGGTCGCGAATTACTAATGGAACCGAAGTGGATTGAGAAAGTCCAAGCAGGTGAGGAAGATCAAATACGTAAAACCCTTTCTAGACATGCTCAGGAAGAATTAGTTATTCCTGACCCATTATGGGACAGGCTGATGAATGTAAAAGGCTGGTTGCCAGTAGAAGATTAA
- a CDS encoding SDR family NAD(P)-dependent oxidoreductase: MTFPVLEGKVAIVTGAAMGMGKETAILFAEAKAKVVIADFNEEKGQAVAEEIKAAGGEASFVKVDISNSEAVQAMVKFAVDTYGKLDVAVNNAALTPDDKPAHDFDEDYWNRLIGVDLTGTALCLKYELKQMREQGHGGSIINISSVSGFRPQSDNIAYVAAKHGVVGITKVAALENGPLNIRVNSVAPGAIDTPMLRGALEQFGYTEEEYAPQLSLLNRFGQPREIAQASLWLASDASSYVTGTTIHADAGYTSR, from the coding sequence ATGACATTTCCGGTCTTAGAAGGTAAAGTAGCAATCGTTACTGGCGCTGCAATGGGTATGGGAAAAGAAACAGCTATATTATTTGCAGAAGCAAAAGCAAAAGTCGTTATTGCTGATTTCAATGAAGAAAAAGGACAAGCTGTAGCAGAAGAAATTAAAGCTGCTGGCGGTGAGGCGTCATTCGTTAAAGTGGACATATCTAATTCAGAGGCTGTTCAAGCAATGGTTAAATTTGCTGTCGATACGTATGGTAAATTGGATGTTGCAGTTAATAACGCTGCACTTACTCCAGATGATAAGCCTGCACATGATTTCGATGAAGACTATTGGAACCGTCTAATCGGTGTTGACTTAACAGGAACTGCATTATGCCTAAAATATGAATTAAAACAAATGCGCGAACAAGGTCATGGCGGATCTATTATTAATATCTCTTCTGTAAGTGGTTTCCGTCCACAATCAGATAACATTGCCTATGTTGCTGCTAAACACGGTGTAGTAGGAATAACAAAAGTCGCAGCCTTAGAAAATGGCCCATTGAACATTCGTGTAAACTCTGTTGCACCAGGTGCAATTGATACACCTATGCTACGCGGAGCATTAGAGCAATTCGGATATACAGAGGAGGAATATGCTCCTCAATTAAGTTTGTTAAATCGTTTTGGTCAACCACGCGAAATTGCACAAGCTTCGTTATGGTTAGCATCTGATGCGTCATCTTACGTGACGGGTACAACTATTCATGCAGATGCAGGATATACTTCACGTTAA
- a CDS encoding TetR/AcrR family transcriptional regulator, producing MNEFADKRIQRSKEILKSTFIALLEHKDFNDISVTEIVKMANYNRGTFYNNFGTKEYLLDEIIHETLDELKSEIRKPYNRTLNVNLLEMKPEDISVFHYFIKEQQLYSILLSTHIRVDFRHQLAKTIEELFIKEYQFEIPEQLHLDSSWLYVYRAHGVAAVMIRWLENGCVESPMEMSKQILLLMITGTSTFINKNMADK from the coding sequence ATGAACGAATTTGCAGATAAGAGAATTCAAAGGTCTAAAGAAATTTTAAAATCAACATTTATAGCTCTGCTAGAACATAAGGATTTCAATGATATTAGTGTTACGGAAATTGTTAAAATGGCAAATTATAATCGAGGAACATTTTATAATAACTTTGGGACAAAAGAATATTTATTAGATGAAATTATACATGAAACCTTAGATGAGTTAAAAAGTGAAATTAGAAAGCCGTACAATCGAACATTAAATGTTAATTTATTGGAGATGAAACCAGAGGATATAAGTGTATTTCATTATTTTATAAAGGAACAACAGTTATATTCGATATTATTGAGTACGCATATTCGTGTAGATTTTCGTCATCAATTAGCAAAAACAATTGAAGAATTATTTATCAAAGAATACCAGTTTGAAATTCCAGAACAGCTTCATCTAGATAGCTCCTGGTTATATGTATATAGGGCACATGGCGTTGCAGCTGTGATGATAAGATGGTTAGAAAATGGCTGTGTGGAATCACCTATGGAAATGTCTAAACAAATTCTATTGTTAATGATAACCGGTACCTCGACATTTATTAATAAAAATATGGCAGACAAATAA
- a CDS encoding 3-ketoacyl-ACP reductase, with protein sequence MGQSLKGKVAFVTGAGRGIGEAIAIALAKEGVNVGLLARTEEALKDVAKEIDGLNVKVAYAPADVSSLEEVEQAIEKLTNELGPADILINNAGIGGFVKLVDTDPVEWKKIIDVNLMGTYYVTRTVLPQLIGKNGGDIINISSTNGLNGAPGSSAYSASKFGVIGLTESLAQEVRRNNIRVTALTPSTVVTELATNSSLVDKDKIEQFMQPEDIAEFIVSQLKLNPRVYVKTASLLATNPF encoded by the coding sequence ATGGGACAATCATTAAAAGGTAAAGTGGCGTTTGTAACGGGAGCAGGAAGAGGTATTGGCGAAGCTATAGCAATTGCTTTGGCAAAAGAAGGAGTAAACGTTGGATTACTTGCAAGAACAGAGGAAGCGTTAAAGGATGTAGCCAAGGAAATAGATGGCTTAAATGTTAAAGTGGCATATGCACCTGCAGATGTTTCTTCTTTAGAAGAAGTGGAACAAGCAATAGAGAAATTAACGAATGAATTAGGACCGGCTGATATATTGATCAACAATGCAGGAATCGGTGGCTTTGTTAAACTAGTAGATACGGATCCTGTGGAGTGGAAGAAGATTATCGATGTTAACTTAATGGGTACTTATTATGTGACACGTACAGTACTTCCACAGCTAATCGGAAAAAATGGAGGAGATATTATTAATATTTCTTCTACGAATGGATTAAATGGAGCACCTGGTTCAAGTGCTTATAGTGCATCTAAATTTGGGGTTATTGGACTAACAGAATCATTAGCTCAAGAAGTTCGTCGAAATAATATACGCGTAACAGCATTGACTCCAAGTACAGTAGTAACAGAGCTTGCTACTAATTCATCCTTAGTGGATAAAGATAAAATTGAACAATTTATGCAACCAGAAGACATAGCGGAGTTCATCGTGTCCCAATTAAAATTAAATCCAAGAGTCTACGTGAAAACAGCTAGTCTATTAGCGACAAATCCTTTCTAA